A segment of the Cygnus atratus isolate AKBS03 ecotype Queensland, Australia chromosome 28, CAtr_DNAZoo_HiC_assembly, whole genome shotgun sequence genome:
GCCGCAAGAAGCGCAAGGTCCTTGAGCGACGCCGCGGCACCGGGAGGGCCGGGAAGCCATGGGGCACAGGGGGGGACCCCATGTGTCCCCCATTCCTCAGAGCATGGGGTACCTCTGAGCAGTACGGCAGGGCTGAGGGCCACTCCCAGGATGAATTTGGGGTTTGGAGATGCTGCCCTGGGCTTGGGCACCTGGTGCCAGGGGCTTGAAAGCTTGGGGAACCCAGGCGACTTTTTCCAGCTCCCACCGAGCCGCCCAGCTCCTTGCAACCTCTCCGGGGATGCCCGATGTCAGAAAGTCTCctgtttccctctgctttcaAACTGGAGGCGCCCACCCCGTGTCCCGAGGGGGCTTGCCGGGCGCTTTGCACCTGTGGAGGATTTGGGGCCGGGGCGCAGGGCTGAGGCTCTGAAGATTGCCGGTTTCTTCTTTAATGGCCATCGCCTGATGTGGTTTAAAGGTGTTTTGAGGGGAAACCACAGCGCCGGGTGAATCACCGTCGTTTCCCTTCAGATGCAGCTTCGCTTAATTAGCACGAGTGGTCGAGCAGCTGCGTCGGGCCGGGTTGCAccccccaggctggggctggggggctgcagcccccgtgGGATGGGAGGAGGGCGGCCACCATCCCGCCGTGCACCCGGGCACTGACTCACACCTCCATCTGCTGCTTGtgcaaaggagaggaagaacCAGTCtggacggcggcggcggcccccgcGCCGTGGGTGTAGCGCCCGGAGACGCTGGGGCGGCTGGGCAGGGAGAGACGGGGGGGACAGGCCTGCCAGGGGGGTCGTTTTGGGGTGTCGTGGCTGCGTGGAAGAGTGTTGTGACCGTACGGAGGCGTATGGCGGCTGTGCGAGGGTATTGGGGGCGTGGAGGGCCTGTAAGGAGGGGTCTTACATCGGGAAGGAGGGGTCCCACATCTGCAAGGAGGGGTCCCGCACCTACAAGGAGGGGTCCCGCATCTACGAGGAGGGGTCCCACATCTGTGTGGGGGGTTCTCGCGTCTGTCCAGGGGGTCTTACAGCAGTGTGGAGAGGTCTCGCGTCTCTACAGGGGTCTCATGTCTCCACGGAAGGGTCAGCATCCATACGAGGGGTCCCACATCTGTACGAGGGGTCCCACTTCTGAACGGAGGGGTGTTGTGTTGATAAGGAACTTTATTAAATCagcgtggggggggggtggaacaGCTACAGAGAGCATCAGCACATCTGCCCTGGGGTGTCCCATCCATCCCAGGGGTCCCCCATCATCCATCCTGGGGGTCCCCCATCCATCCTGGGGGTGTCCATCTGGTACCTCACTGTCTCTCCCCACCCTTGCAGGACTGCCAGGAGCTCACCAACGTGGAGCAGGCCATCGAGACCGTCATCAACCAGTTCCACTGCTACGCGGTGAAGGGGCAGAAGGAGTACCTGACCCCCAATGAGATGCGGGAGCTGGTGGTGCAGAAGCTGCCCCACTTGGGGAAGGtgagggcagagcctggggacagcggggggggTCCGGGTGGACGTGGGACCCTGCACCCCCATCACCTCCCTGATGCTTTTTCTGCCCGCCCCGCAGTGCGTCGGACCGCTGGATGAGAAGATCGAGTGCATGGGGGACCCTGATGAGGCCAAGCTGGAGTTTGGAGAGTACTGGGACATGATGGGGGACGCGGCCAAGGGCTGCCGGAGGAAGTAGAGGGCATCGGGGGACGAGAAGGCGCCCGAGGCCTCGGGCTCTGCACTGCGACGAGGTCCCGGCGGCTGCGTGGTTGCAGGTCCCCTGGCCCCGGAGCGTCGCAGCGAGAGGGACTTtgctcctttcccctccccaaatccctTTGATGTGGGGGCTCCGGGCCAGCCCCAATGTCGCCGTTGGTGGCCTGGGCATAGTTTCTGCTCCCACCCTCCTGGACCGGGGGTACAATGCCTGCGCTGCTCAGTTTTTGGGGTGCTGCGCCTGCGCGAGGCTCCCCACCTGCCCCTGGCTGACAGCCGGGCTTGGGGCTGAGCTGGTGGCGGGTTGTTATCAGCTTGCGTCACTTGCAACCATTTTTGTATaaattaataaaggaaaaatgaaaaaaaaaaaaaccacaacaaacacaGCCAGGATGGGATGACTGTTTTTCGGGgaagaagggggaggagggagggatgggatTGTGGCGCTGAGTGAGCATCAGTCGCTGCTGGGTTGTGCAGCCCCAGTGCGGAGCACGAGGGTGCAAAGGGTGCTGCAGGTGTGCAAGGGGTGCTGCAGGTGTGCAAGGGGTCCTACAAGTGTGCAGGGGGTGCTGCAAGTGTGCAAGGAGTGCTGCAGGCATGCACGGGGTGCTGTGGGCATGCAAGGGGTGCTGCAAATGTGCAAGAGGGTGTAACAAGTGTGCACAGggttgcatgtgtgtgtgcactgcGGGTGTGCATGGAGCTGTGGGTGTGTGCACGGTGCTGTGGGTGTGCAGGTGCCCATGCAGTGGCATGGCCCATGCCCGTGGTCTCCATCTGGGGACCCCACAAGCACAGCAGGGCCGTGTCACCCGCACTGGGCACCCCAAGGGATTTGGGCATGGGGGAGCTCAGAGGAGCCCCGAAATCTCTGGGTTTGGAaagagccaggagctgcagggccagTGAGCAGGATCCCACCTGGGCTGGGTGAGCGTGGGATTTCCGTGTAATTGCAGCAAATTAGGAAACAGCAAATGCCACAAAGCGGTGGCTTCCTAGGACGGAGCAATTAGCACAGGCAACGAGAGCATGGAGAGTGAAGAAATGGGTTTGAGAGGGTGCAGGGCACCCACCGAGCCTGGCCATCCACCTTTCCTTGCCATGGTCCCATCCAGGTTGTATGGGACCATGGTTCCAGCTGAGCTCCATGTCCTCGGGGAGCCCATGGGCACCCCtacatggggacagggatggggacagggatggggacaggcatggggacagggatggggtcCCTGATGGGTGCAGGGGGTGCGGGCACCATCTCCACACCTCTGTCACCGTGCACTTTGTGCTCTGGGGagacaaaacaatgaaaaaccccaaaccctggAGAAAAGTGATGAAACctgaggccaggctgggtggccGGTCCTCCCGGGCTGGCGGCCGGCACCGCCACCGCGACTCGGCCATGGCCGCCCTCTGTCTCCTCTCACCTTGGGGTGGATTTCACAACGAGAATGACTATTTATTGTTCCTGCCttggaaataaatacatggaAATTAAGCCGAGAGGTGTGGTGTGCATTTAATTAGAGACAGGAAATGTGTCAAATGGTTGGGGTgatgggaggggaaaggggagccAGGGCTCCTGGGTGCTCTCCCGGCCGTGGGAGTGGGGACTCCGGGCTTCTGGTTTGGCGACCCCAGCGTGACGATGCGCTGTCGGGAGGATGGCGATTCCAGCGGCGTGAGCCATCCTTGATAAGTATCTGTTGGACCTGGAAAGTCCTTGCAGGTGGCAGAAACAGCTCAGCCCGTGCTGGTGACCCTCAGTGACTCAGCGGTGGCTGGGCATGCGTATGAGCCACGCGGCGAGCCCTGAGAAATGCAGcggggctggtggctgctgtgtGCAGGGGCACATCTGGGTTATTTCGGTCCCCACAAGCCTCATTGGGCCCCCTCTGCAGCGGGTCCCATGGGGCAGAGCCTGCCAGCAAGAAGCCCAGCTGCCCCTCACCCTCCAGCTGGTGGGACGGGGGGCAGAAGAAGCTCACGGGGACAACCGGGCTGGCTGGGAACTGTCTTGTGATGGGTTTGGGTCCTACATGGCTGCTCTGAGTGCACGCACACGCCCTTGGATGCCTTGTAAAAATAAGGGCCTGGATGCAGTTGTGACATCTGCCAGGCACAGGAGGGTAATGAAAGCCCATGATTCAGAGGTGAGCTGTTTGCCTGCAGGGTCGGGGAGGGATTCCCACCCTCTTGGGATATTGCAGCAATGACACCCGAGCATCTCCAACGAGGACGGCTTTGCTTCCTTCCCCCCGAGATTAGGAAGAAGAGGGCTGAGAGCGGGGATGACACACGTACTTTTTCCGGGACTGGAGTCCCAAAGAGCAAAGGTCCccaaagagcaaaggaaaaagcgTGGGTGGCTCCTGCCTGGGCTCTATCACCTCCTATTTTGCATCCCTAAATGTGCAGCTCCCAAAACCTCCTGTATCTAATCTGGGCATCAAATCACTGCGCCATTGCTCCGGCCGACACACAGGGGTACAATTTACTGGCCCGATTAATTATGGATGTGAGTTTACAagcacagctgccagcaccTTATCTATCCCCGTGTATCTGGAGATGGCCGAGAGCTGGATACGGCCCTGCTTGGAGCTGGTGCTTGTGCTTCCAAGGCCCTGATGTAGCAGAGACCACAACAAGGTGCTTTCATGGCATTGCCTTCAGAATGAGCAAATTTGgttcaaataaataatactcCCCACCTTGCTAGGAACCTCTCGCACCATGCTGGGAGAAAcatggggctgggctgcaggtgcagcGTGCCCGGGATGGGGGGTCCTCAGGCTGGCCCCCACGCACCCACCATTGCCCCATGGCCatggggtgggggctgcagccatTGCGCCCCTGCTCTGCACGGCCGGGTGTTGCAATCAGCCAGAGCTGCTTCCAGGTGAGCCCCAGCCCGGGAACGCCCTGGGAACGTCAGGGAGGGGCGGGAGCCTCTTTAAAACCCGTCTGGGCCCAGGGCATGGGTGCAAGTTGAGCGGCGAGTGGGCGGCACCGGCTCccactgcctctgctgccaAACGCAGTGACAGACGGACAAAGTGGGACCCGCAGACGGGGCCAGGTAAGGCGCCAAGCCCGGGATGGGAAAATCGGTGCCTGCTCCCATGGGGGGAACGTTCAGCTGGGATCCATGTTGGGACGTGCGGCCGTGGGTTGGGTGGAAATCCCCCGAGCCCTTCGGCAGCTCCGTGcatgtggggctggggtggaggggatgGAGAGATCGGCAGGGGGGGCTTGTAGGGAGCTGGCCCCCAGGAAGGGGAATTTCCCCCCTGCTGCACCAACTGCGATGCTGGAGCCATGGGCCGGggctgtgggaggaaggagagggagcgaagaaagcagaaaagggaacCATGGCGGCAGGAGCGGAGAAGTCGACAAGCCCCATCTTGCCCACCTGGCATCCCCATGCCCCACTGCAGTGACAATATCTCACTATGTGTCCCCCACCATGGGGACGAGGTCCCTGAGCCCCAAACTGGCCCCAGGGGTGCATGGCAGGACCGGGATGGTGCCATGAGTCAGCGGGGAAGCAGGAGCCGCAGTGCCCCGAGGACGGGCTGGGTACAggcagctggggatgggggacCCCAGCGTGGGGTCTGCACCTGGGGGATGCTGGGGATgggcgtgctggggtctggtTAATTTGTGGTGGTATTTAATGGccagggacagggaggggatGGAGATGAATGTCTATGGTGAGTGGGGATGTGATGAGCATTGCAGCTCACACCAGggcctgctgccagcactgagTCCCCCCTTCTAAagcccatccccagccctgggagTGGGTGGCATGGGGCTGTGGCACCACGGGACAACAAAGGAATGGGGACGGCTCCTGGCCACCCATCTGTGATGAGGAGCACCTCATGTCCCTTGCCACCACCCTGATGTGCCACCATCCTCAGTGTGGGGCTGAACTGGGGAGGGTGGGTGCAGAGAGAGGTGGATTTGGGGTGCAGCGgagccaggctggagctggggacgGCACTAAGCCACCCCTTGCGGTGGCTTCCTCCAAGCCCCACGCCAGTCGGCATTGCACCCAAGGTTGGTGTAAATCAGCATCGCAAAAAGGAGCGGCAGCACCATGCCCCAGCTCGCCCTGAGCCCCTGCTCCGTGCCTTGGCTGGGGCAGGAA
Coding sequences within it:
- the LOC118258536 gene encoding protein S100-A14-like; its protein translation is MGQCNCRKKRKDCQELTNVEQAIETVINQFHCYAVKGQKEYLTPNEMRELVVQKLPHLGKCVGPLDEKIECMGDPDEAKLEFGEYWDMMGDAAKGCRRK